TCCTCCTGTAGTGCTCTCTGATAATTAAGCTGCCTTTCAAAATCAGTAATTCCCAATTTACTCTCGTCAAATAGCTCAAAACCTGTACCACCAGAAGCAATTACCCCTGAAGCAGCTAATTGTAGACGCAAATCATAGACTTGATTTGCAGGAACCAAGATAGTAGTACCTTGATTCGCTAATTGATAAGGGACACCCATCTCTTGTATTTTATTCACAACTTCCCCTGCTGCCGTTGGTTCCATGCCAGTAAACAGTTCAGCATATTCAACCTTTGTAAACCACTGTACAAAAAAACCAGCAGATAGAAATACTGCTATGGTCATAACAATAAAGATAGTCTTTTGTGTTTTTGTTAAGGCTTTCCATTTTGCACTAATAACTGATAAATTCATTGCTATTCTAACCCCCAACAAATCTCCATTGTTAACGAATATATATGGAAAGTATTAATCATTATATCTGCATCTTACTTATTTCCTGATATGCTTCAATTAGCTTATTTCTTATTTGTAATGTAAGCTGCATTGCTAGTTCTGCCTTTTCAGTTGCTATCATAACTTCATGTAACTCCACATCATCACCTACTGCCATTCTCTGTGTCAATACATCAGCTTCTATCTGTAATTCATTGGTTTTATTTAAATTTTCCTTTAAAAAGCTAGCAAAACTACCTAGTTCAACCTTAGGTTTATTATTAGTTGCTACATTAGGTAAGCTCAATGGTTGTACTTGAAATAATGAAACTTTCATTTACTTTTTTAGCCCCTTCCTATTTCCAAGGCCTTTAAGGCCATGGCTTTTGTAGCATTTAAAACTGTAACATTCGCTTCATAACCTCTTGTTGCTGTAATCATGTCTGCCATTTCTATTACTAAGTCAACATTGGGCATTGCAACAAAGCCTTTTTCATCGGCATCAGGATGGTTCGGATTATATACCATTTTGGGAGGGGATTGGTCTCTAACAATAGCTCCAACTTCTACGCCTTTTGTTTCATAAGTTCTACCGTTACTATTCAACTCCCTAGATAGTTTTTCTTTAAATACTGCTGCTCTTTTTTGATAAGGTCCACCGTCAGGAGATCTAGTTGTGCTTGCATTTGCAATGTTGTTAGCCACTATATCTAATCTAAGCCTTTCAGCTGTGAGTCCGCTTGCACTAATATTTAGAGTATTAAACAATTTCATCTTTACCTTCTCCCTTCAGAAATTGTATGTTTTAATAAGCTTATTCTTTTATTCAATTGAGAAATAAGACTGTTATAGTAAAGTGAATTAGCAGCCATTTTAGTCATTTCTTGATCCAAGTCAACGTTATTCCTATCCATTCTCATGCTTTGGAATTCATTTCGAAGTACTCTTGGCTCAACTTTCAATAAGGTAGGATATTTAAGTATATGGTCAGGATGGGTTCTAGACATCTGAACTTTGTCGGACTTAACTAGTGCAGCTCTCAACTCATTCTCAAAGCTAACCTCTTTCTTCTTATAACCTGGTGTATTAACGTTAGCAATATTGTTGGCAATGGTATTTTGCCTAGCTGAAGAACCATCAAGACCCTTTTGCAAAGTAACTAAAACATCACTCTTAAAAACATCCATTAAACTTCCTCCCATATAACAGTTTTTGCAAACCATAAACTGTCAGGATAGGCACAAAAACGCCTTAAAAACCAATTATGTCCAATAGAGATAAATTCAACAAATTTAACAAATTTCCTGCAAAATCTGACATCTTTTTTTCAAACAAAAAAACCTACCAATTGCTAGATAAAGCAAAGGCAGGATAGGTTTATTCAACCCACACTTTGCAACCTGGCAATCATGGTTCATAAATTAGAACGTTAGACCCAAGGCTTTGCGTCACCACCTTTCAATGGTTTTGCCCTCAATATTCAATATTTTACAGACAGTATTCTACATTAAACTTCATATTCCTTTTAATTTATACCACATTTTGTAAAAAGATCTAAGAAATATAAAAAGTGGCTTTTAGCCACTTCCCTTAAAAATTACCGTGGATCTGAATTCTACACAGTTCCAAGCAATCCTTTATTACTATCTATTTTTGCCTGAAGCATATCTACATTAT
This genomic stretch from Desulfitibacter sp. BRH_c19 harbors:
- a CDS encoding flagellar hook-basal body protein FliE — translated: MKVSLFQVQPLSLPNVATNNKPKVELGSFASFLKENLNKTNELQIEADVLTQRMAVGDDVELHEVMIATEKAELAMQLTLQIRNKLIEAYQEISKMQI
- a CDS encoding flagellar basal-body rod protein FlgC, translated to MKLFNTLNISASGLTAERLRLDIVANNIANASTTRSPDGGPYQKRAAVFKEKLSRELNSNGRTYETKGVEVGAIVRDQSPPKMVYNPNHPDADEKGFVAMPNVDLVIEMADMITATRGYEANVTVLNATKAMALKALEIGRG